In Ciona intestinalis unplaced genomic scaffold, KH HT000122.2, whole genome shotgun sequence, the following proteins share a genomic window:
- the LOC100179196 gene encoding sentrin-specific protease 8-like: protein MDKIVLSYHDSLLRESDLRLLDTGQWLNDKIIGFMFQYFQYEVFSKNFEEISFLDPDLVHLVKMMPDREIPSILESLNLEPKRFIFLPINDNDDAQAGGSHWSLLIFDAEQECFEHFDSSGDYNHTVAVEVAGKFSKVLKSNKLARMETPQQCNGSDCGVYVVKLTEVICKSKLDASSPWQPSLITNDFIANERENIRRIILTKAGKL, encoded by the exons ATggataaaattgttttaagttaCCATGATTCTTTACTAAGGGAGTCAGACCTACGTTTATTAGATACTGGGCAATGGTTGAACGACAAAATAATTGGATTTATGTTTCA GTATTTTCAATACGAAGTTTTCAGCAAGAATTTCGAAGAAATTTCGTTCTTAGACCCAGATCTTGTGCATTTAGTGAAAATGATGCCAG ACAGGGAAATCCCCTCAATCCTCGAATCCCTAAACCTTGAACCCAAACGTTTCATTTTTCTCCCAATAAACGATAACGACGACGCACAAGCAGGAGGAAGTCACtg GAGCCTCCTCATATTCGACGCCGAGCAAGAATGTTTCGAACATTTCGATTCAAGTGGCGATTACAACCACACAGTGGCAGTAGAGGTGGCTGGaaaattttcaaaagttttaaaatcaaacaaactTGCGAGAATGGAAACTCCCCAGCAGTGTAATG GTTCAGATTGTGGAGTTTACGTCGTCAAACTAACTGAGGTGATCTGTAAATCAAAACTAGACGCGTCGTCACCGTGGCAACCGTCGTTGATTACAAATGATTTCATCGCTAACGAGCGAGAAAATATCAGgagaataattttaacaaaagctGGGAAATTGTGA
- the LOC100183897 gene encoding peptidyl-prolyl cis-trans isomerase-like 3 — MSVTLHTDLGDIKMELNCEQTPKAAENFLALCASGYYDDNIFHRNIKGFMVQTGDPSGTGKKGTSIWKQHFDDEIVDSLRHNARGVVSMANSGPNTNGSQFFITYGKQPHIDMKYTIFGRVIDGNEVLDDLEKVPVNEKTYRPLRDVKIQRVTIHANPIADAAQ; from the coding sequence ATGTCTGTCACTTTACATACCGATCTTGGGGATATAAAGATGGAATTAAACTGCGAACAAACCCCAAAAGCTGCCGAAAACTTTCTCGCTCTGTGCGCAAGTGGTTACTATGACGACAATATATTCCATAGAAATATCAAAGGGTTTATGGTTCAGACTGGAGACCCATCAGGGACGGGGAAAAAAGGGACGAGCATCTGGAAGCAGCATTTCGATGATGAAATAGTGGATTCGTTACGCCACAACGCACGTGGTGTGGTCTCTATGGCTAACAGCGGGCCTAACACCAACGGGTCGCAATTTTTTATCACCTACGGCAAACAACCGCATATTGATATGAAGTATACCATATTTGGTCGTGTAATTGACGGAAACGAAGTTTTAGACGATCTCGAAAAAGTCCCGGTGAACGAGAAAACGTATCGGCCGCTACGTGACGTTAAAATCCAGCGAGTTACCATTCATGCGAATCCTATTGCTGATGCAGCACAATAA
- the LOC100178422 gene encoding uncharacterized protein LOC100178422 produces the protein MTSSHFVYKQAKRKSCEGSHCAIAALIVVTIVSVVAIIVDGFVIAKPGIPALHYKKTKCITLRRRLVEHRTCKCGGLLNDSPYCLSKFACYGVEVEYTVGAARENRTGTIRTDEALLNSENRDCSFAVCKKNMRQNSIEVSDFITKYGYETKRFSCYYDPNKTENVIIKPRFELYVIVLSLLIPGIVFLTSVFFLAMLCHTARKYNKDNDLRIPAHRPYLNYGVELEDGSFTRERRLSQLLPGYAPPPNKSDGDVRRQNNNRPQSRF, from the exons ATGACGAGTTCCCATTTCGTATACAAACAAGCTAAACGGAAATCTTGCGAAGGAAGTCATTGCGCGATCGCCGCGCTCATTGTCGTTACAATTGTGAGCGTTGTAGCGATAATTGTGGACGGATTTGTCATCGCCAAGCCTGGAATCCCAGCTCTCCATTATAAG AAAACGAAATGCATAACTCTTCGTAGAAGGCTAGTTGAACATCGGACATGCAAGTGTGGTGGTCTGCTCAATGATTCTCCATACTGCTTGTCTAAGTTCGCATGTTATGGCGTAGAAGTGGAATACACTGTTGGTGCTGCAAGAGAG AACAGGACAGGCACCATACGAACAGATGAAGCACTTCTGAACTCTGAAAATAGAGAC TGTTCATTTGCGGTGTGCAAGAAAAACATGAGACAAAACTCAATTGAAGTGAGCGACTTCATCACCAAATATGGGTATGAGACGAAGAGGTTCTCGTGTTACTATGATCCTAATAAGACGGAAAAT GTTATAATCAAACCCCGATTCGAGTTATATGTCATCGTTTTATCTCTCCTGATCCCTGGTATCGTCTTTCTTACAAGCGTCTTCTTCCTTGCTATGTTATGTCATACGGcgagaaaatataacaaagaCAACGACCTGCGGATCCCGGCCCATCGACCGTATTTAAACTACGGGGTTGAACTGGAGGATGGTTCCTTCACTCGTGAACGACGATTGTCACAGTTGTTGCCAGGATACGCACCACCTCCTAATAAAAGTGATGGTGATGTCAGAAGGCAGAACAATAACAGACCACAATCAAGATTCTAG
- the LOC113474025 gene encoding dephospho-CoA kinase domain-containing protein-like has translation MFLVGLTGGIASGKSTVSKYLVELGCSVVDADLVAREVMLPGETAFRRTVETFGREVVDGNGEINREALGEIIFRDAEARKKLNKITHPQIIKKMLLKILMSFLKGDRFVVLDVPLLVESKIWVRFVRHLVVVNCSPGAQLERLMKRNDYTEEEARIRITSQTPLSEKCKLATRIINNDGSIENTRCQVREFVEDLKKSWSFNFYEVCGLSFVCCIMLKIVFSYL, from the exons atgtttttggtcGGATTAACCGGTGGTATTGCGAGCGGGAAATCGAcggtttcaaaatatttggtcGAACTCGGTTGTTCGGTCGTTGACGCAGATTTGGTTGCGAGGGAGGTCATGTTGCCGGGAGAAACGGCGTTTAGGAGGACCGTGGAAACATTTGGGCGAGAGGTGGTGGATGGGAATGGGGAAATAAACAGAGAG GCACTTGGTGAAATCATCTTCAGGGATGCCGAAGCGAGGAAGAAGTTGAACAAGATCACTCATCCCCAGATCATAAAGAAgatgttgttaaaaatattgatgtCTTTTCTAAAAGGCGACCGCTTCGTGGTCCTCGACGTCCCTCTGCTCGTAGAATCGAAGATCTGGGTTCGATTCGTGCGGCATTTAGTCGTCGTTAATTGCTCCCCTGGTGCTCAGCTGGAGCGGTTGATGAAGAGGAATGATTATACTGAGGAGGAAGCAAGGATCAGGATCACGAGCCAGACTCCGTTATCGGAGAAATGCAAATTAGCAACGAGGATTATAAACAATGATGGCAGTATCGAAAACACTAGGTGTCAGGTTCGAGAATTTGTAGAAGATTTGAAAAAATCTTggagttttaatttttatgaagTTTGTGGTTTATCGTTTGTTTGTTGTATTATgttgaaaattgtttttagttaTTTGTAA
- the LOC100186269 gene encoding DCN1-like protein 3 translates to MGNKCPACLCGADRASEVKCGGSKKKRKTKKSESVLPTDLHSSGAQKNLTGETGNRSQRPDCLSLPTQQNNTKETKFPDFSLHGVQKSSPPSSSTTPIQSSKDHPYDPANVEMLFRMYKDDVEDLILADGVERLCFDLEVDPTEFIVLVLAWKLKASTMCRFTRDEFISGCQEMKCDSIHSIRSSFPRILKDAEINFKELYRFTFQFALDADEGQRSLPCDIAVAMWNVVFSTNQPLILPSWIQFLQERNVRGISRDTWHMFLYLVDAISEDIDNYNDNEAWPSLFDDFVQYKKDAMTKIEEKKVVVVMTDSAAGDSSSQRMEIPGSILTSGENTPEMAGNSPTSHVANKNETKSPETPSVETQTCGNSPGEILSHLHSENEVSSEQT, encoded by the exons ATGGGCAACAAGTGTCCAGCGTGCTTATGTGGTGCAGATCGTGCAAGTGAGGTGAAGTGTGGTGGAAGTAAGAAGAAACGAAAGACGAAGAAATCGGAGTCAGTGTTGCCAACAGATTTACATTCTAGTGGTGCGCAGAAGAATTTAACAG GAGAGACGGGCAACAGATCTCAGCGTCCTGATTGCCTTTCATTGCCAACccaacaaaataatacaaaggAAACAAA GTTCCCTGACTTTTCACTCCATGGAGTCCAGAAGTCTTCCCCTCCCTCTTCCTCCACCACTCCCATCCAATCCTCCAAAGATCATCCTTACGATCCCGCCAATGTGGAGATGCTCTTCCGGATGTATAAAGATGATGTAGAAGACTTAATCCTCGCGGACGGTGTGGAGAGATTGTGCTTCGACTTGGAAGTTGACCCAACAGAGTTCATCGTACTGGTCCTCGCTTGGAAGTTAAAAGCGTCGACCATGTGTAGATTTACAAG AGATGAGTTTATCAGTGGTTGCCAGGAGATGAAATGTGATTCCATTCACAGCATCAGATCTTCATTCCCTCGTATACTTAAAGATGCGGAGATCAACTTTAAGGAACTTTATCGATTCACTTTCCAGTTTGCTCTTGATGCAGATGAG GGTCAAAGGTCATTACCGTGTGACATCGCTGTAGCGATGTGGAATGTTGTGTTTTCGACCAATCAGCCGTTGATCCTCCCATCATGGATTCAATTCCTACAAGAAAGAAAC GTTAGGGGGATTTCCCGTGACACGTGGCACATGTTCTTATACCTCGTTGACGCGATTAGCGAAGATATTGATAATTATAACGACAACGAGGCGTGGCCGAGTTTGTTTGACGACTTTGTTCAATACAAGAAGGATGCAATGACAAAG attgaagaaaaaaaagtagTTGTCGTGATGACGGATTCGGCTGCGGGGGATTCCTCGTCGCAGAGAATGGAAATCCCCGGTTCAATACTTACCTCTGGGGAAAACACCCCTGAAATGGCTGGGAATTCCCCAACTTCTCATGTTGCcaataaaaatgaaacgaaATCCCCGGAAACTCCCTCAGTTGAAACTCAGACGTGCGGTAATTCCCCAGGGGAAATTTTAAGTCACTTACATTCGGAAAACGAAGTTTCTTCAGAACAAACTTGA